The following proteins come from a genomic window of Diorhabda carinulata isolate Delta chromosome X, icDioCari1.1, whole genome shotgun sequence:
- the LOC130902750 gene encoding transcriptional activator cubitus interruptus isoform X2: MEYLYSLQHSTGSSIHGLGLGTEYITARGLTDVHTASTLGSSEFPFSIDGSRLNSPRPGSIRASRKRALSSSPYSDSFDINSMIRFSPNSLASIVNGSRSSSASGSYGHLSAGAISPALGMHPMHLQQLQAHLMRSSGSLLPLPPAAPPPHPMYSLGHHPLHVTHNIKTDILNDRKKSETSTITQLDVDSTTSRKSKVKKEPSPNFCGQEGQNDPIDLKDEPGDFIETNCHWKECSTEFGTQEELVKHINNDHIHANKKSFVCRWEGCSRAEKPFKAQYMLVVHMRRHTGEKPHKCTFEGCAKAYSRLENLKTHLRSHTGEKPYTCEYPGCAKAFSNASDRAKHQNRTHSNEKPYVCKAPGCTKRYTDPSSLRKHVKTVHGAEFYASKKHKGSEPGPDDGPAGLDSSPRSEDMQSHKTTSLSSPSIKSESDVNSPGHQQGSPLGTTQLAGLGGFNDDLPNDIGGTIGPSDDIPWAYDAEDLEIDELPVVLRAMVGLGNERGGVAVAERTPRVRMKHLVKGKPSTIPPANNQRKNIADLNRRITDLKMEGNTTGSAQTKSQFTDLQQRLQPPGNTQAQIRRDSNSTVSSYYGSMRSADMSRKSSVASQSSSMRPGVVAPGSFYDPISAGSSRRSSQLSTAATGGTCIPPPPPSHLLAGHLQKLQNSPGNNLVLQTQNASLQQTAMQQTWLSTALSNIPSTTTSTDARRMSEPCHTLSDRKSPPPRPASVSLSPLKDTANSSELHPNQAVVLDEVGEGEMVENKLVIPDEMVRYLNQVADNQNIMSWSDTNQKPLESSSHMIPSPSSFTLPSPQNMSPSAISQILPSPSSLNQMISSPNNQMVNSPSNLNQMMPSPAASNANQIIHSPSSNNLNQMMHSPSSNNMCQVMSSSATNNINQMMSSPATNNMNQMMPSPATNNMNQMMSSPAPNNVNQMISSPSTNNMNRMMPSPTTNNINQVMPSPTANNINQMMPSPAANNINQMMPSPGATNINQMMSSSASVHNQMLHSPSAKQLMSLSGTNNMNQIMSSNGNMNHIHTNYSASNYGMVQQSNFPVKCHSQMMNMNCFNRPMNHSGCYSVPHWDGCGCQQNMTQNNHICRQRNSYMGNNSNHYCNNHYNQNHYNCNNFQTNYNCMSNMSEQMPSPAVATPSPSEAMNPPQQAQMTRPCSHYEQNCYSTSIYPNQCISNTHNCTNCKKTGFSQCCNQNNEIQCNDVSQSQMSPSISNSGTTMLGMRQDAYQRTLEYVQNCQSWVNNSDTVSSSTHPLKVAEKPTSNMVVNDMTSSLTSLLEENRFLQMII, encoded by the exons GGCTAGGACTAGGAACAGAATATATAACTGCCAGAGGTCTTACAGATGTCCATACAGCATCTACCTTGGGAAGTTCGGAATTTCCATTCAGTATAGATG GTTCCAGGTTGAACAGTCCTCGACCGGGCAGTATAAGAGCTTCTCGTAAACGCGCCTTATCATCCTCACCTTACTCAGATTCTTTTGATATTAATTCGATGATAAGGTTTTCCCCAAATTCCCTGGCATCTATAGTCAATGGATCGAGATCATCTAGTGCGAGCGGTTCCTATGGACATCTGTCGGCAGGAGCCATTAGCCCCGCTTTGGGCATGCATCCGATGCACCTTCAACAACTCCAAGCACACTTGATGCGTAGCTCGGGATCTTTATTACCTTTACCTCCTGCTGCACCTCCGCCTCATCCTATGTATTCTTTGGGACATCATCCGCTTCACGTAACACACAATATTAAGACTGAT ATTTTAAATGACAGGAAAAAGTCTGAAACTAGTACAATAACACAACTCGATGTCGACTCAACGACGTCAAGAAAATCCAAAGTGAAAAAAGAACCGTCTCCAAATTTCTGTGGACAAGAGGGGCAAAACGATCCCATCGATCTCAAAGACGAACCAGGAGATTTTATAGAAACGAATTGTCATTGGAAGGAATGCTCAACAGAATTTGGAACTCAAGaagaattagtaaaa cATATCAACAATGATCACATACATGCGAATAAGAAGTCATTTGTATGTCGATGGGAGGGGTGTTCAAGAGCAGAAAAACCTTTCAAGGCTCAGTACATGTTGGTTGTACATATGAGAAGacatacaggagaaaaacctCATAAATGCACG tttgaagGATGTGCCAAAGCTTATTCGAGACTAGAGAATCTGAAAACTCATTTACGATCCCACACTGGCGAAAAACCTTATACCTGTGAATATCCTGGTTGTGCTAAAGCATTTAGCAATGCCTCTGATAGAGCCAAACATCAAAATCGTACGCATAGTAATGAG AAACCATACGTGTGCAAAGCACCGGGATGTACGAAACGGTATACCGATCCGAGTTCTCTAAGAAAACATGTGAAAACTGTACACGGGGCAGAATTTTATGCCAGTAAAAAACATAAGGGATCCGAACCAGGACCTGATGATGGCCCGGCCGGATTAGATTCCAGTCCAAGAAGTGAGGATATGCAAAGCCATAAAACAACCAGTCTCAGTAGTCCGAGTATCAAATCTGAATCTGACGTTAATTCTCCCGGTCACCAACAAGGAAGTCCACTCGGTACCACCCAACTTGCAG GACTTGGAGGTTTCAACGATGACTTACCTAATGACATAGGTGGAACAATTGGTCCTTCTGATGATATACCTTGGGCGTACGATGCAGAAGACTTAGAAATAGACGAACTTCCTGTTGTTTTAAGAGCAATGGTGGGTTTAGGAAATGAGCGAGGAGGTGTAGCGGTTGCAGAGAGAACACCGAGAGTTAGAATGAAACATCTGGTAAAAGGAAAACCGTCAACCATACCACCCGcaaataatcaaagaaaaaatattgctGATCTTAATAGACGAATAACAGATCTGAAAATGGAAG gcAATACAACTGGTTCTGCTCAAACTAAGAGTCAATTCACTGATCTCCAACAAAGGCTACAACCTCCTGGTAATACACAGGCTCAAATCCGCAGAGATAGTAATTCTACAGTCAGTTCCTATTATGGCAGCATGAGAAGTGCGGATATGAGTCGAAAGAGTAGTGTAGCTTCACAATCTTCCAGTATGCGTCCTGGTGTAGTAGCGCCCGGATCTTTTTACGACCCTATATCGGCTGGTAGCTCGAGAAGATCAAGCCAGTTATCGACAGCTGCAACAGGTGGAACCTGCATTCCTCCGCCGCCACCTTCACATCTTCTAGCTGGACATTTACAAAAACTGCAGAATTCTCCCGGCAACAATTTAGTACTCCAG ACTCAGAATGCTTCACTTCAACAAACAGCAATGCAACAAACTTGGTTGTCTACTGCTCTATCCAATATTCCATCGACAACAACTAGTACAGATGCTCGCAGAATGTCGGAACCGTGTCACACTTTGTCCGATAGGAAGAGCCCTCCACCTCGTCCAGCTTCTGTATCTTTATCACCTTTGAAAGATACTGCAAACTCTTCAGAATTGCATCCAAATCAAGCAGTAGTTTTAGATGAGGTGGGAGAAGGAGAAATGGTGGAGAATAAACTTGTAATACCTGACGAAATGGTTAGATACTTAAACCAAGTAGCAGATAATCAAAACATAATGAGCTGGTCGGATACAAATCAAAAACCGTTAGAAAGCTCTTCACATATGATACCATCACCTTCTAGTTTTACACTGCCTTCTCCTCAAAATATGTCACCATCTGCTATTAGTCAAATTTTACCATCACCAAGTAGTTTAAATCAGATGATATCGTCACCTAATAATCAAATGGTAAATTCTCCATCTAATCTGAACCAAATGATGCCTTCTCCTGCGGCCAGTAATGCCAATCAAATTATACATTCACCGTCTTCCAATAATCTTAATCAAATGATGCATTCACCATCTTCTAATAACATGTGTCAAGTTATGTCTTCATCTGCAACTAATAATATTAACCAGATGATGTCTTCACCTGCAACTAATAACATGAACCAGATGATGCCGTCACCTGCAACTAATAACATGAATCAAATGATGTCTTCACCTGCACCTAATAATGTGAATCAAATGATTTCTTCACCTTCAACTAACAATATGAATCGTATGATGCCTTCACCTACAACTAACAACATAAATCAGGTGATGCCTTCACCTACAGCAAATAACATAAATCAAATGATGCCTTCACCTGCAGCTAATAACATAAATCAAATGATGCCTTCACCAGGAGCTACAAATATTAACCAAATGATGTCATCGTCTGCATCTGTTCATAATCAAATGCTTCATTCTCCATCTGCAAAGCAATTGATGTCATTGTCTGGTACTAATAATATGAATCAGATCATGTCTTCTAATGGGAATATGAATCATATACATACCAATTATTCAGCTTCAAACTACGGAATGGTGCAACAAAGTAACTTTCCTGTTAAATGTCACTCTCAAATGATGAATATGAACTGTTTTAATAGACCCATGAACCACAGTGGTTGTTATTCTGTGCCACACTGGGACGGATGTGGATGTCAACAAAATATGACACAAAATAATCATATCTGTCGTCAAAGGAATAGTTATATGGGTAACAATTCAAACCATTATTGTAATAACCATTACAATCAGAACCATTATAACTGcaacaattttcaaacaaattacaACTGTATGTCTAACATGTCAGAGCAAATGCCCTCACCGGCAGTAGCCACACCCTCACCATCTGAAGCTATGAATCCACCTCAACAAGCACAAATGACACGACCATGTTCACATTATGAACAAAACTGTTATTCCACCTCCATATATCCTAATCAGTGTATCTCTAACACCCACAACTGCACAAATTGCAAAAAAACCGGTTTCAGTCAGTGCTGTAACCAGAATAATGAAATACAGTGTAATGATGTTAGCCAATCGCAAATGTCACCGAGTATTTCAAACAGTGGTACTACAATGCTTGGGATGCGCCAGGACGCTTATCAAAGAACATTAGAATATGTTCAAAATTGTCAATCGTGGGTGAACAATTCGGATACGGTTAGTAGTAGTACACATCCACTTAAAGTAGCTGAAAAACCTACTTCAAATATGGTCGTTAATGATATGACTTCATCTCTTACTTCTCTCTTAGAAGAAAATAGGTTCTTACAAATGATTATATAA
- the LOC130902750 gene encoding transcriptional activator cubitus interruptus isoform X1, whose translation MPEKEADFQTAMSAGLPMQFPSAFAAFHAPLPVDQRTHDGRYVWDHRMQPPPTGAFHPPAPSSVGGNPGGGLLLGRELHPAYRLPPHMEYLYSLQHSTGSSIHGLGLGTEYITARGLTDVHTASTLGSSEFPFSIDGSRLNSPRPGSIRASRKRALSSSPYSDSFDINSMIRFSPNSLASIVNGSRSSSASGSYGHLSAGAISPALGMHPMHLQQLQAHLMRSSGSLLPLPPAAPPPHPMYSLGHHPLHVTHNIKTDILNDRKKSETSTITQLDVDSTTSRKSKVKKEPSPNFCGQEGQNDPIDLKDEPGDFIETNCHWKECSTEFGTQEELVKHINNDHIHANKKSFVCRWEGCSRAEKPFKAQYMLVVHMRRHTGEKPHKCTFEGCAKAYSRLENLKTHLRSHTGEKPYTCEYPGCAKAFSNASDRAKHQNRTHSNEKPYVCKAPGCTKRYTDPSSLRKHVKTVHGAEFYASKKHKGSEPGPDDGPAGLDSSPRSEDMQSHKTTSLSSPSIKSESDVNSPGHQQGSPLGTTQLAGLGGFNDDLPNDIGGTIGPSDDIPWAYDAEDLEIDELPVVLRAMVGLGNERGGVAVAERTPRVRMKHLVKGKPSTIPPANNQRKNIADLNRRITDLKMEGNTTGSAQTKSQFTDLQQRLQPPGNTQAQIRRDSNSTVSSYYGSMRSADMSRKSSVASQSSSMRPGVVAPGSFYDPISAGSSRRSSQLSTAATGGTCIPPPPPSHLLAGHLQKLQNSPGNNLVLQTQNASLQQTAMQQTWLSTALSNIPSTTTSTDARRMSEPCHTLSDRKSPPPRPASVSLSPLKDTANSSELHPNQAVVLDEVGEGEMVENKLVIPDEMVRYLNQVADNQNIMSWSDTNQKPLESSSHMIPSPSSFTLPSPQNMSPSAISQILPSPSSLNQMISSPNNQMVNSPSNLNQMMPSPAASNANQIIHSPSSNNLNQMMHSPSSNNMCQVMSSSATNNINQMMSSPATNNMNQMMPSPATNNMNQMMSSPAPNNVNQMISSPSTNNMNRMMPSPTTNNINQVMPSPTANNINQMMPSPAANNINQMMPSPGATNINQMMSSSASVHNQMLHSPSAKQLMSLSGTNNMNQIMSSNGNMNHIHTNYSASNYGMVQQSNFPVKCHSQMMNMNCFNRPMNHSGCYSVPHWDGCGCQQNMTQNNHICRQRNSYMGNNSNHYCNNHYNQNHYNCNNFQTNYNCMSNMSEQMPSPAVATPSPSEAMNPPQQAQMTRPCSHYEQNCYSTSIYPNQCISNTHNCTNCKKTGFSQCCNQNNEIQCNDVSQSQMSPSISNSGTTMLGMRQDAYQRTLEYVQNCQSWVNNSDTVSSSTHPLKVAEKPTSNMVVNDMTSSLTSLLEENRFLQMII comes from the exons GGCTAGGACTAGGAACAGAATATATAACTGCCAGAGGTCTTACAGATGTCCATACAGCATCTACCTTGGGAAGTTCGGAATTTCCATTCAGTATAGATG GTTCCAGGTTGAACAGTCCTCGACCGGGCAGTATAAGAGCTTCTCGTAAACGCGCCTTATCATCCTCACCTTACTCAGATTCTTTTGATATTAATTCGATGATAAGGTTTTCCCCAAATTCCCTGGCATCTATAGTCAATGGATCGAGATCATCTAGTGCGAGCGGTTCCTATGGACATCTGTCGGCAGGAGCCATTAGCCCCGCTTTGGGCATGCATCCGATGCACCTTCAACAACTCCAAGCACACTTGATGCGTAGCTCGGGATCTTTATTACCTTTACCTCCTGCTGCACCTCCGCCTCATCCTATGTATTCTTTGGGACATCATCCGCTTCACGTAACACACAATATTAAGACTGAT ATTTTAAATGACAGGAAAAAGTCTGAAACTAGTACAATAACACAACTCGATGTCGACTCAACGACGTCAAGAAAATCCAAAGTGAAAAAAGAACCGTCTCCAAATTTCTGTGGACAAGAGGGGCAAAACGATCCCATCGATCTCAAAGACGAACCAGGAGATTTTATAGAAACGAATTGTCATTGGAAGGAATGCTCAACAGAATTTGGAACTCAAGaagaattagtaaaa cATATCAACAATGATCACATACATGCGAATAAGAAGTCATTTGTATGTCGATGGGAGGGGTGTTCAAGAGCAGAAAAACCTTTCAAGGCTCAGTACATGTTGGTTGTACATATGAGAAGacatacaggagaaaaacctCATAAATGCACG tttgaagGATGTGCCAAAGCTTATTCGAGACTAGAGAATCTGAAAACTCATTTACGATCCCACACTGGCGAAAAACCTTATACCTGTGAATATCCTGGTTGTGCTAAAGCATTTAGCAATGCCTCTGATAGAGCCAAACATCAAAATCGTACGCATAGTAATGAG AAACCATACGTGTGCAAAGCACCGGGATGTACGAAACGGTATACCGATCCGAGTTCTCTAAGAAAACATGTGAAAACTGTACACGGGGCAGAATTTTATGCCAGTAAAAAACATAAGGGATCCGAACCAGGACCTGATGATGGCCCGGCCGGATTAGATTCCAGTCCAAGAAGTGAGGATATGCAAAGCCATAAAACAACCAGTCTCAGTAGTCCGAGTATCAAATCTGAATCTGACGTTAATTCTCCCGGTCACCAACAAGGAAGTCCACTCGGTACCACCCAACTTGCAG GACTTGGAGGTTTCAACGATGACTTACCTAATGACATAGGTGGAACAATTGGTCCTTCTGATGATATACCTTGGGCGTACGATGCAGAAGACTTAGAAATAGACGAACTTCCTGTTGTTTTAAGAGCAATGGTGGGTTTAGGAAATGAGCGAGGAGGTGTAGCGGTTGCAGAGAGAACACCGAGAGTTAGAATGAAACATCTGGTAAAAGGAAAACCGTCAACCATACCACCCGcaaataatcaaagaaaaaatattgctGATCTTAATAGACGAATAACAGATCTGAAAATGGAAG gcAATACAACTGGTTCTGCTCAAACTAAGAGTCAATTCACTGATCTCCAACAAAGGCTACAACCTCCTGGTAATACACAGGCTCAAATCCGCAGAGATAGTAATTCTACAGTCAGTTCCTATTATGGCAGCATGAGAAGTGCGGATATGAGTCGAAAGAGTAGTGTAGCTTCACAATCTTCCAGTATGCGTCCTGGTGTAGTAGCGCCCGGATCTTTTTACGACCCTATATCGGCTGGTAGCTCGAGAAGATCAAGCCAGTTATCGACAGCTGCAACAGGTGGAACCTGCATTCCTCCGCCGCCACCTTCACATCTTCTAGCTGGACATTTACAAAAACTGCAGAATTCTCCCGGCAACAATTTAGTACTCCAG ACTCAGAATGCTTCACTTCAACAAACAGCAATGCAACAAACTTGGTTGTCTACTGCTCTATCCAATATTCCATCGACAACAACTAGTACAGATGCTCGCAGAATGTCGGAACCGTGTCACACTTTGTCCGATAGGAAGAGCCCTCCACCTCGTCCAGCTTCTGTATCTTTATCACCTTTGAAAGATACTGCAAACTCTTCAGAATTGCATCCAAATCAAGCAGTAGTTTTAGATGAGGTGGGAGAAGGAGAAATGGTGGAGAATAAACTTGTAATACCTGACGAAATGGTTAGATACTTAAACCAAGTAGCAGATAATCAAAACATAATGAGCTGGTCGGATACAAATCAAAAACCGTTAGAAAGCTCTTCACATATGATACCATCACCTTCTAGTTTTACACTGCCTTCTCCTCAAAATATGTCACCATCTGCTATTAGTCAAATTTTACCATCACCAAGTAGTTTAAATCAGATGATATCGTCACCTAATAATCAAATGGTAAATTCTCCATCTAATCTGAACCAAATGATGCCTTCTCCTGCGGCCAGTAATGCCAATCAAATTATACATTCACCGTCTTCCAATAATCTTAATCAAATGATGCATTCACCATCTTCTAATAACATGTGTCAAGTTATGTCTTCATCTGCAACTAATAATATTAACCAGATGATGTCTTCACCTGCAACTAATAACATGAACCAGATGATGCCGTCACCTGCAACTAATAACATGAATCAAATGATGTCTTCACCTGCACCTAATAATGTGAATCAAATGATTTCTTCACCTTCAACTAACAATATGAATCGTATGATGCCTTCACCTACAACTAACAACATAAATCAGGTGATGCCTTCACCTACAGCAAATAACATAAATCAAATGATGCCTTCACCTGCAGCTAATAACATAAATCAAATGATGCCTTCACCAGGAGCTACAAATATTAACCAAATGATGTCATCGTCTGCATCTGTTCATAATCAAATGCTTCATTCTCCATCTGCAAAGCAATTGATGTCATTGTCTGGTACTAATAATATGAATCAGATCATGTCTTCTAATGGGAATATGAATCATATACATACCAATTATTCAGCTTCAAACTACGGAATGGTGCAACAAAGTAACTTTCCTGTTAAATGTCACTCTCAAATGATGAATATGAACTGTTTTAATAGACCCATGAACCACAGTGGTTGTTATTCTGTGCCACACTGGGACGGATGTGGATGTCAACAAAATATGACACAAAATAATCATATCTGTCGTCAAAGGAATAGTTATATGGGTAACAATTCAAACCATTATTGTAATAACCATTACAATCAGAACCATTATAACTGcaacaattttcaaacaaattacaACTGTATGTCTAACATGTCAGAGCAAATGCCCTCACCGGCAGTAGCCACACCCTCACCATCTGAAGCTATGAATCCACCTCAACAAGCACAAATGACACGACCATGTTCACATTATGAACAAAACTGTTATTCCACCTCCATATATCCTAATCAGTGTATCTCTAACACCCACAACTGCACAAATTGCAAAAAAACCGGTTTCAGTCAGTGCTGTAACCAGAATAATGAAATACAGTGTAATGATGTTAGCCAATCGCAAATGTCACCGAGTATTTCAAACAGTGGTACTACAATGCTTGGGATGCGCCAGGACGCTTATCAAAGAACATTAGAATATGTTCAAAATTGTCAATCGTGGGTGAACAATTCGGATACGGTTAGTAGTAGTACACATCCACTTAAAGTAGCTGAAAAACCTACTTCAAATATGGTCGTTAATGATATGACTTCATCTCTTACTTCTCTCTTAGAAGAAAATAGGTTCTTACAAATGATTATATAA